A section of the Metabacillus endolithicus genome encodes:
- a CDS encoding DUF2953 domain-containing protein translates to MDHSHYIDIIIPFFLILMTRLTVIIDLLHVGDDDHIKIKFRAWLGMIRYTISIPLIKVDDEANVIVKQEQKIGDENSNKKVKKGKEKITPEEEVKAIHDVKEILQHVVGLHKIVRRFLKKVKVKEFEWHSQIGIGDAAHTGMLTGLVWSIKGGVVGIVSQYMQLHTTPIISITPEFNVYCSRTKLQCMIQFRIGQAMLAGIQLIKYWKGGRPKLKTKPFSFFAN, encoded by the coding sequence TTGGATCATAGTCATTATATTGATATTATTATTCCTTTTTTTCTTATTTTAATGACAAGACTAACAGTTATCATTGATTTACTTCACGTCGGAGATGATGATCATATAAAAATAAAGTTTCGGGCATGGCTTGGCATGATTCGTTATACGATATCCATTCCTCTAATAAAGGTTGATGATGAAGCAAATGTAATTGTTAAGCAAGAGCAGAAGATTGGTGATGAGAATTCAAACAAAAAGGTGAAAAAAGGAAAAGAAAAGATTACACCTGAAGAGGAAGTAAAAGCGATACATGATGTAAAAGAAATTCTACAGCATGTAGTGGGATTACATAAAATAGTACGACGGTTTTTAAAGAAAGTAAAAGTGAAAGAATTTGAGTGGCATTCACAAATCGGAATTGGAGATGCTGCCCATACAGGAATGCTGACAGGATTAGTATGGTCGATAAAAGGTGGAGTGGTTGGAATTGTTAGTCAATATATGCAGTTGCATACAACACCTATTATTTCAATTACACCTGAATTTAATGTTTATTGTTCAAGAACAAAATTACAATGTATGATTCAATTTCGAATCGGGCAAGCTATGTTGGCAGGTATTCAGCTTATCAAATATTGGAAAGGTGGTCGCCCTAAACTTAAGACCAAACCATTTTCATTTTTTGCAAATTAG
- a CDS encoding RDD family protein, translating to MDATFEGLDHPEKDQPVEKETVVDYTNLLAGFWIRFWAYLIDLIVIGSINRILVYPLLQLIGIDTNDSYIFSVVSIITAITFFAYFVIMTKLLKQTLGKMVFGLKVVSTKGEENVNWGTILFRELIGRYISKMIWVGYVIVAFTPKKQALHDLFADTLVIHEKVFSKSIKEESVV from the coding sequence GTGGACGCTACATTTGAGGGGTTAGATCATCCTGAAAAGGATCAACCTGTAGAAAAAGAAACAGTTGTAGACTATACAAATCTACTAGCAGGCTTCTGGATTCGTTTTTGGGCATATTTAATAGACCTGATTGTTATTGGTAGTATTAATCGTATCCTTGTTTACCCCCTGTTACAATTAATAGGCATAGATACAAATGATTCATATATCTTTTCAGTTGTTTCAATTATTACTGCCATTACATTTTTTGCATATTTTGTGATCATGACAAAACTGTTGAAGCAAACCTTAGGGAAAATGGTTTTTGGATTAAAAGTAGTTTCTACTAAGGGAGAAGAAAATGTAAATTGGGGTACAATCTTATTCAGAGAGTTAATTGGAAGGTATATTTCAAAAATGATTTGGGTTGGCTATGTGATTGTAGCATTTACTCCAAAAAAACAAGCTTTACATGATCTTTTTGCTGACACCCTAGTTATTCATGAAAAAGTATTTTCCAAATCAATCAAAGAAGAGTCTGTTGTTTAA
- a CDS encoding EcsC family protein: MNELGREKVILEEIKTWEIDLQNDGRTDFQRTFDRWLTRKLDDIPERMQKVFYEKVDTSLFNLHSVIQNSFIQKDAKNQILLSARALNNRIQQISDLHFLSIDQLHYLADLQTSKHRLYSFFQGGITGTGGILLTSADIPLQAVMNLRAIQMISMCYGYEINNPYEMMTSLKVYHAALMPKHLQYEQWIELKKELQSDNGMNYFYEGNEDMADQNSIKYILAQIAKLSVLSLFKRKLVAGIPLVSMMIGAAGNYQFTRQITEFANNYYQYRLISEKTSQ; this comes from the coding sequence ATGAATGAATTGGGTCGTGAGAAAGTTATATTAGAGGAAATAAAAACATGGGAAATTGACCTTCAAAATGATGGTCGTACAGATTTTCAAAGAACGTTTGACAGGTGGCTTACTCGGAAGCTTGATGATATACCAGAGCGGATGCAGAAGGTGTTTTATGAAAAAGTGGATACAAGTCTTTTTAACCTGCATTCTGTTATTCAAAATTCATTTATACAGAAAGATGCGAAAAATCAAATACTGTTGTCTGCAAGAGCATTGAACAATCGTATTCAGCAGATCAGTGATTTGCATTTCCTTTCGATCGATCAGCTTCATTACTTAGCTGATTTACAGACTTCTAAACACAGGCTTTATTCCTTTTTTCAAGGAGGTATCACTGGTACAGGAGGAATTCTTCTCACAAGTGCTGATATTCCATTGCAGGCAGTTATGAATCTAAGAGCCATTCAAATGATTTCTATGTGTTATGGTTATGAGATAAATAATCCATATGAAATGATGACTTCGTTAAAAGTGTATCATGCAGCTTTAATGCCAAAACATTTACAATATGAACAATGGATTGAATTAAAGAAAGAACTCCAATCCGATAATGGGATGAATTATTTTTATGAAGGTAACGAGGATATGGCTGACCAAAATAGCATAAAGTATATTCTTGCTCAAATTGCTAAGCTTTCTGTATTATCTTTATTTAAGAGAAAATTGGTTGCCGGGATTCCACTTGTTAGTATGATGATTGGTGCTGCTGGAAATTATCAATTTACTCGGCAGATAACGGAATTTGCAAATAATTATTATCAATATAGACTTATTTCTGAAAAAACTAGTCAGTAA
- the thiI gene encoding tRNA uracil 4-sulfurtransferase ThiI, whose product MEFDHILIRFGEISTKGRNRRKFVDRLKRNIREVLMDFPNLTYEATRDRLYLHLNGEKHEEIVEKLKLIFGIQSFSLAIKCKSEISHIKEMALKAIESLYQPNDTFKVTAKRADKQFPLDTNELNYQIGSHILVNTNDLTVDVKNPKINVRVEVRSEATYITCYDYKGAGGLPVGSGGKAVLLLSGGIDSPVAGFLSLKRGVELEVIHFFSPPYTSDRAKQKVIDLTRELTSFGGKITLHIVPFTKIQEKIQEQVPENYTMTSTRRMMLKIADKLREKQQGLALITGESLGQVASQTLESMVAINDVTNTPILRPLITMDKTEIISIAKEIGTHDISIRPYEDCCTIFTPANPKTRPKVEKVSRFESFVDFDELVDEAVSNIEVLTIAKEKEADFDSLL is encoded by the coding sequence ATGGAATTTGATCACATATTAATTCGTTTTGGGGAAATATCTACTAAAGGGAGAAATCGAAGAAAGTTTGTTGACCGGTTAAAAAGAAATATTAGAGAAGTTTTAATGGATTTTCCAAACTTAACATATGAAGCAACAAGAGATCGACTCTATCTGCATTTAAATGGAGAAAAACACGAGGAAATAGTTGAAAAGCTTAAACTTATATTCGGAATTCAATCATTTAGTTTAGCAATTAAATGTAAAAGTGAGATATCACATATTAAGGAAATGGCATTAAAAGCGATCGAAAGTCTATACCAGCCTAATGATACTTTTAAAGTAACCGCTAAGCGGGCAGATAAGCAATTTCCTCTTGATACGAATGAGTTAAATTATCAAATAGGAAGTCATATTTTAGTTAATACAAATGACTTAACTGTTGATGTTAAAAATCCAAAGATTAATGTTCGTGTTGAAGTACGATCGGAAGCAACTTATATAACATGTTATGACTATAAAGGAGCAGGGGGGTTACCAGTTGGATCTGGTGGAAAAGCAGTCCTTTTGCTATCTGGAGGTATAGATAGTCCTGTTGCTGGTTTTCTTTCATTAAAAAGAGGGGTTGAGCTTGAGGTTATTCACTTCTTCAGTCCTCCATACACGAGTGACCGTGCTAAACAAAAAGTGATTGATTTAACAAGAGAGCTAACTTCCTTTGGGGGGAAGATCACTTTACATATTGTGCCGTTTACAAAGATTCAAGAAAAAATTCAAGAGCAGGTTCCAGAAAATTATACAATGACGTCAACAAGAAGAATGATGCTGAAAATAGCAGACAAGCTTCGCGAAAAACAACAGGGTTTGGCGTTAATTACTGGAGAAAGTCTTGGTCAAGTGGCTAGTCAAACATTGGAAAGCATGGTTGCGATCAACGATGTAACAAATACACCTATTTTAAGACCATTGATTACAATGGATAAGACAGAAATCATTTCAATTGCAAAAGAAATTGGAACACATGATATCTCTATCCGTCCATATGAGGATTGTTGTACAATTTTCACCCCAGCAAATCCTAAAACAAGACCTAAGGTAGAAAAAGTATCCAGATTTGAAAGCTTCGTTGATTTTGATGAACTTGTAGATGAAGCTGTTTCTAACATAGAAGTATTAACGATTGCAAAAGAGAAAGAAGCTGATTTTGATTCTTTATTATAA
- a CDS encoding amidohydrolase: protein MGTLWFGGNIYTLEQEKGKVDAVFTKNGRIVDVGSYETLTTQYSDEITEKQNLQGHTMIPGLVDSHLHLIAHGEKLLRLDFSKTTNSSEIIQSIKKRATEVKKGTWIIGEGWNENQLEDQRILHRSDLDEVSPDHPVMLRRICRHAIIANSKALELANISKESDDPAGGVIVRDQELNPTGYLLDQAQELVLNIAPSPTVEELEFALQTSIKDCYQKGLVGAHTEDLSYYGSLENTLEAFQRVLNNGLKFRSHLLVHHLIVDEFQQKKREIGEFGEFGAMKIFADGALGGRTALLSFPYKDEPATSGVAIHTKKELEGLVQKARQYKMEVAVHVIGDLAFQWTIDIIKNNPPLKGQHDRLIHAQILRKELIEKAKNLPIILDIQPRFVTSDFPWVIDRIGEEHLESCYAWKTLLNEGIHCAGGSDAPIEPVDPLLGIHAAVTRTSEYEETGKSYLPEEKLSMYEAVELFTKGSAYAIHHERDRGMIKKGYTADFTILDQDIFTIEPDKLLSTNVMMTVVDNEIVYKKNALQIT from the coding sequence ATGGGAACGTTATGGTTTGGTGGAAACATCTACACATTAGAACAGGAAAAAGGTAAAGTTGATGCTGTTTTTACAAAAAATGGGCGAATCGTAGACGTAGGTAGCTATGAAACACTTACTACTCAGTACTCTGATGAAATTACAGAGAAACAGAACCTGCAAGGTCATACAATGATTCCAGGGCTGGTCGATAGCCATCTTCATTTAATTGCTCATGGAGAAAAGCTGCTAAGATTGGATTTTTCAAAAACAACTAACTCCAGTGAGATTATTCAAAGTATAAAAAAAAGAGCAACTGAAGTAAAAAAGGGAACTTGGATTATTGGCGAGGGTTGGAACGAAAATCAATTGGAAGATCAAAGAATACTTCATCGCTCAGACTTAGATGAAGTATCGCCAGATCATCCTGTTATGTTAAGACGTATATGTCGTCATGCTATTATAGCCAATTCAAAAGCATTGGAACTTGCGAATATTTCTAAAGAATCAGATGATCCAGCAGGTGGGGTTATTGTCAGAGATCAGGAGCTTAACCCAACTGGATATTTGTTAGATCAAGCACAGGAGCTTGTCCTTAATATCGCTCCGTCCCCGACAGTTGAAGAACTAGAGTTTGCTCTTCAAACATCTATTAAAGATTGCTATCAAAAAGGGCTGGTAGGAGCTCATACCGAAGATCTCTCTTATTATGGAAGTTTGGAAAATACATTAGAAGCTTTTCAAAGAGTATTAAACAATGGCTTAAAATTTCGAAGTCATTTACTTGTTCATCATCTTATCGTTGATGAATTTCAACAGAAAAAGAGAGAGATTGGAGAGTTTGGTGAATTTGGAGCTATGAAAATCTTTGCTGATGGTGCCCTTGGTGGAAGAACAGCACTACTTAGTTTTCCATATAAAGATGAACCAGCAACATCAGGGGTTGCTATTCACACAAAGAAAGAGTTAGAGGGATTGGTCCAAAAGGCGAGACAATATAAGATGGAAGTTGCAGTTCATGTAATTGGTGACCTAGCATTTCAGTGGACAATTGATATTATTAAAAACAATCCACCTTTGAAGGGACAACATGATCGTCTTATTCATGCTCAAATTCTAAGAAAAGAATTAATTGAAAAAGCTAAGAATTTGCCCATTATTTTAGATATTCAGCCTCGTTTTGTAACTAGTGATTTTCCATGGGTTATTGACCGAATTGGGGAAGAACATTTAGAATCCTGCTATGCTTGGAAGACGCTTTTAAATGAAGGAATTCACTGTGCGGGAGGATCAGATGCACCAATTGAGCCGGTTGATCCCTTATTAGGAATTCATGCTGCTGTGACAAGAACAAGCGAATATGAGGAAACAGGAAAAAGTTATCTTCCAGAAGAAAAATTATCGATGTACGAAGCTGTTGAGCTTTTTACAAAAGGCAGTGCATACGCTATTCATCATGAACGCGATAGAGGCATGATTAAAAAAGGATATACGGCAGATTTTACAATTTTGGATCAAGATATTTTTACAATTGAACCAGATAAACTCTTAAGTACGAATGTCATGATGACAGTAGTAGATAATGAAATTGTTTATAAGAAGAATGCGTTGCAAATAACATAA
- a CDS encoding MogA/MoaB family molybdenum cofactor biosynthesis protein yields the protein MSTEEHKLHAPDHIRCKVVTISDTRDKETDKSGQLIKKLLEENGHIIVDYEIVRDEKTLIRSSVLKGCETREIDVVLTNGGTGIAKRDVTIEAVESLIEKEIPGFGEIFRMLSYRDDIGSAAILSRAVAGVAMNTAIFSMPGSSGAVKLAMEKLILPELGHVVREVKKDLI from the coding sequence ATGAGTACTGAAGAACATAAGTTGCATGCTCCTGATCATATAAGGTGCAAGGTTGTAACAATTAGTGACACAAGAGATAAAGAAACTGACAAAAGTGGTCAGTTAATAAAGAAATTATTAGAGGAGAATGGCCACATCATAGTTGATTATGAAATCGTCCGTGATGAAAAAACATTGATTCGCAGTTCTGTTTTAAAAGGGTGTGAAACAAGAGAGATTGATGTTGTCTTAACAAATGGGGGGACTGGGATAGCGAAAAGGGATGTGACGATTGAAGCAGTTGAATCGTTAATTGAAAAAGAAATACCAGGCTTCGGTGAGATTTTTCGTATGCTTAGCTACCGGGATGATATTGGTTCTGCCGCCATTTTAAGTAGAGCTGTAGCTGGAGTAGCAATGAATACTGCGATCTTTTCTATGCCAGGTTCATCTGGTGCTGTTAAGCTGGCAATGGAGAAGCTGATCCTTCCTGAACTAGGTCATGTAGTTAGAGAGGTTAAGAAGGACTTAATATGA
- a CDS encoding alpha/beta-type small acid-soluble spore protein has translation MAQNSGSNSSNQLVVPGAAQAIDQMKYEIASEFGVNLGPETTSRANGSVGGEITKRLVSFAQQQMSGSYQQ, from the coding sequence ATGGCACAAAACAGTGGATCTAATAGCTCAAACCAACTAGTTGTACCTGGTGCTGCACAAGCTATCGATCAAATGAAGTATGAAATCGCTTCTGAATTTGGTGTTAACTTAGGACCAGAAACAACTTCACGCGCTAACGGTTCAGTTGGTGGTGAAATCACTAAACGTTTAGTTTCTTTTGCTCAACAACAAATGAGCGGTTCTTACCAACAATAA
- the tpx gene encoding thiol peroxidase, translating to MASITFKNNPVTLLGNEVNVGDQAPDFTVLANDLSPVSLADSKGKVRIISVVPSIDTGVCDAQTRRFNEDASKLENVEVLTVSMDLPFAQKRWCASNGLENVKTLSDHRDASFGEAYGVLIKELRLLARSVFVVDSNDKVTYVEYVSEATNHPNYEAAIEAAKAAQ from the coding sequence ATGGCATCTATTACGTTCAAAAATAACCCAGTTACATTACTAGGAAATGAAGTTAATGTTGGTGATCAAGCACCAGATTTTACTGTACTGGCGAATGATTTATCACCAGTTTCACTAGCTGATTCAAAAGGGAAAGTACGTATTATTTCAGTAGTTCCTTCTATTGATACAGGAGTTTGTGATGCACAAACCCGCCGTTTTAATGAAGATGCATCAAAGCTTGAAAATGTTGAAGTGCTAACTGTTAGCATGGATTTACCATTTGCACAAAAAAGATGGTGTGCATCAAATGGTCTTGAAAATGTAAAAACATTATCTGATCACCGTGATGCTTCTTTTGGTGAAGCTTATGGTGTATTAATCAAGGAATTACGTTTATTAGCAAGATCAGTATTTGTTGTAGATTCAAATGATAAAGTAACATATGTGGAATATGTTAGTGAAGCAACGAATCATCCAAATTATGAAGCGGCAATTGAAGCAGCTAAAGCTGCACAATAA
- a CDS encoding NAD kinase: protein MTDRRNIYFFYKKEEHTLEKINTLIEAAKNSDFIVVNDYKKANIIVSIGGDGAFLQAARKTNFRSDCLYVGIGVDDTLSLYCDFHLDDIEKMIEAINESQIEVRRYPVLEVKIDDSTTFKCLNECSIRSGIIKTFVIDVFIDNLHFETFRGDGMLISTPTGSTGYTKSVNGAVVDPMLPCLQVSELASLNNNLYRTLGSSFILSDKRKLKLKVVQDGNDYPVIGMDNEALSIRHVQELEFGLSEQPIKTVKLKDNSFWEKVQRTFL, encoded by the coding sequence GTGACAGATCGTCGTAATATTTACTTTTTCTACAAAAAAGAGGAACATACACTTGAAAAAATTAACACATTAATTGAAGCTGCTAAAAATAGTGATTTTATAGTTGTAAATGATTATAAAAAGGCAAACATCATTGTCAGTATCGGAGGAGATGGTGCTTTCCTTCAAGCTGCACGAAAAACAAATTTCAGATCAGATTGTTTGTATGTTGGCATCGGCGTTGATGATACATTAAGCCTATACTGCGATTTTCATTTAGATGATATCGAGAAAATGATAGAAGCAATAAATGAATCACAAATTGAAGTAAGACGATATCCTGTTTTAGAAGTAAAAATTGATGATTCAACAACGTTTAAATGCTTAAACGAATGCTCCATTCGTTCAGGCATCATAAAAACATTTGTTATTGATGTTTTTATCGATAATCTCCATTTTGAAACATTCAGAGGAGATGGCATGTTGATTTCTACACCAACGGGAAGCACTGGATATACCAAGTCTGTAAACGGAGCAGTCGTTGATCCTATGTTACCATGTTTACAAGTGAGTGAATTAGCTTCATTAAACAATAACCTTTACCGTACTCTAGGCTCTTCCTTTATTCTTAGCGATAAAAGAAAATTAAAGCTTAAGGTTGTACAAGATGGTAATGACTATCCTGTTATTGGTATGGATAATGAAGCATTAAGTATTCGCCATGTCCAGGAATTAGAGTTCGGTTTAAGTGAACAACCAATTAAAACGGTTAAACTTAAAGATAATTCTTTTTGGGAAAAAGTGCAGAGAACCTTTTTATAA
- the sppA gene encoding signal peptide peptidase SppA — protein sequence MNGKRWGALAIAAVLFVFSIIISSTMMFLNQSEMFTEAFSTGSEFSEEVIDDGSEFSKILVLNVNGVIQDTGEDVTSFFSTAGYQHQTFLDMIEAAGEDNTIKGVILRVNSPGGGVVESAEIHKKLLELKETSKKPLYVSMGTQAASGGYYISTAGDKIFAAPDTLTGSLGVIMQSINYGGLAEKYGVKFETIKSGPYKDIFSPTREMTEDERNILQSMVDNAYAGFVDVITEGRPLSEDQVRKVADGRVYDGRQAKEINLIDELGYFDDTVEAMKKDLKIEDAQVIQYGTALGFESFLTMTAGKVFKEDIELSNLYQLLSNTNSPRLMYLYSE from the coding sequence ATGAATGGTAAGCGCTGGGGAGCTTTAGCAATTGCAGCTGTTTTATTTGTATTCTCCATTATTATCAGCTCAACAATGATGTTCTTAAATCAAAGTGAGATGTTCACAGAAGCGTTCTCTACTGGTTCAGAGTTTTCCGAGGAAGTCATTGATGATGGTTCTGAATTTAGTAAAATTCTTGTGTTAAATGTAAATGGAGTGATCCAAGACACAGGCGAAGATGTTACCTCGTTCTTTAGTACAGCGGGATATCAACATCAAACGTTTTTAGATATGATAGAGGCTGCTGGTGAGGATAACACGATAAAAGGAGTCATTTTAAGGGTGAATTCTCCTGGTGGCGGAGTTGTGGAAAGTGCAGAAATACATAAAAAACTTCTTGAGTTAAAAGAAACTAGCAAAAAACCATTGTATGTATCGATGGGAACACAAGCAGCATCAGGAGGATATTACATTTCTACAGCAGGAGATAAAATTTTTGCTGCACCTGATACGTTAACTGGTTCTTTAGGTGTAATTATGCAGTCTATTAACTATGGAGGATTGGCTGAAAAGTATGGTGTGAAGTTTGAAACGATTAAGAGCGGACCATACAAAGATATTTTTTCACCAACCCGTGAAATGACAGAGGATGAAAGAAACATTCTACAATCAATGGTCGATAATGCTTATGCGGGATTTGTTGATGTTATCACAGAAGGACGACCATTGTCAGAAGATCAGGTACGAAAGGTTGCGGATGGTCGAGTTTATGATGGAAGACAAGCGAAGGAAATTAACTTAATAGATGAATTAGGTTATTTTGACGATACAGTTGAAGCAATGAAAAAGGATTTGAAAATAGAGGATGCGCAAGTGATTCAATACGGTACAGCTTTAGGGTTTGAAAGCTTTCTAACAATGACTGCTGGCAAAGTATTTAAGGAAGACATTGAACTGTCAAATCTTTATCAGCTTCTATCAAATACAAATTCACCAAGGCTAATGTATTTATATTCTGAATAA
- a CDS encoding class I SAM-dependent methyltransferase, which produces MKTISKIENLFAVINETADLLAQECNITYIEALAETGENLFQQSILQEDLSEVTSKSLKRKYESVTLGSYDREELRKAFQLAILKGLKDGAHPNHQMTPDTIGLFLGYLVSKFVGKQNKLSILDPAVGTGNLLTTILNYLTIDEVDSYGVEVDDLLIRLAYITANLQEHPVQFFNQDSLERLFIDPVDLVVCDLPVGYYPNDLEAAKYELKADEGHSYSHHLFMEQSIKHIKEDGYLFFVVPNSLFETKEAPKLNEYLRKAAIIQGFIKLPLSLFKDERHGKSILILQKKGEKATQPKQAILAELPKFSNKEAMNSIMKQIDKWFSENK; this is translated from the coding sequence ATGAAAACAATATCAAAGATTGAAAATTTGTTTGCAGTAATAAATGAAACAGCAGATTTACTCGCTCAGGAGTGTAATATTACATACATAGAGGCGTTAGCTGAAACAGGAGAAAACTTATTCCAACAATCTATCTTACAAGAGGATTTAAGTGAGGTAACTTCTAAAAGCTTAAAAAGAAAATATGAATCTGTAACGTTAGGTTCGTATGATAGAGAAGAGTTGCGTAAAGCTTTTCAATTAGCAATCTTAAAAGGATTAAAAGATGGTGCACACCCTAATCATCAAATGACACCAGATACAATTGGATTGTTCTTGGGATATCTGGTTAGTAAATTTGTGGGGAAACAAAACAAACTATCAATACTAGATCCGGCAGTAGGAACAGGAAATTTACTTACAACAATCCTGAATTATTTAACGATCGATGAAGTGGATAGTTACGGGGTTGAAGTTGATGATTTGCTTATAAGATTAGCTTATATAACCGCAAATCTTCAGGAGCATCCTGTTCAATTTTTTAATCAAGATAGCTTAGAGCGATTGTTTATAGATCCAGTTGATCTTGTTGTTTGCGATCTTCCAGTGGGGTATTATCCTAATGATCTGGAAGCAGCAAAATATGAATTAAAAGCTGATGAAGGTCATTCTTATTCACATCACCTTTTTATGGAGCAGAGTATCAAACATATTAAGGAAGATGGATATTTATTTTTTGTTGTTCCTAATTCTTTATTTGAAACAAAAGAAGCACCAAAGCTAAATGAGTATCTACGGAAAGCAGCAATTATACAAGGCTTTATTAAATTACCATTATCACTTTTTAAAGATGAAAGACACGGAAAAAGTATCTTAATTCTTCAGAAAAAAGGAGAAAAAGCTACCCAGCCAAAACAAGCAATACTAGCTGAGCTTCCGAAATTTTCAAATAAAGAGGCAATGAACTCAATAATGAAGCAAATTGATAAATGGTTTAGTGAAAACAAGTAA
- a CDS encoding acetate kinase, translating into MAKIIAINAGSSSLKFQLFDMPSETVLTKGLVERIGINDSVFSITVNGEKQTEVSDIPDHAVAVKILLSKLTGLGIIQSLDEIDGIGHRVVHGGEVFNDSVLITDETLAKIEELSDLAPLHNPANIVGIKAFKEVLPNVEAVAVFDTAFHQTMPEQSFLYSLPYEYYEKYGIRKYGFHGTSHKYVSERAAEILGRPVEHLRLISCHLGNGASIAAIEGGRSIDTSMGFTPLAGVAMGTRSGNIDPALIPFIMEKTEKTADEVLDILNKKSGILGISGLSSDLRDIESAAKEGNERAETALEVFASRIHKYIGSYAARMSGVDAIIFTAGIGENSTEIRARVLKGLEFMGIYWDPALNKVRGEEAYLSYPHSPVKVLVIPTNEEVMIARDVVRMAK; encoded by the coding sequence ATGGCAAAAATTATTGCAATCAATGCGGGTAGTTCATCTCTAAAATTTCAACTTTTTGATATGCCAAGTGAGACAGTATTAACAAAAGGATTAGTTGAAAGAATTGGGATTAACGATTCGGTTTTCAGCATTACTGTAAATGGTGAAAAACAAACAGAAGTATCAGATATTCCAGACCATGCTGTAGCTGTTAAAATTTTATTATCTAAGCTAACAGGTTTAGGGATTATTCAATCTTTAGATGAAATAGATGGAATTGGACATCGTGTTGTGCATGGTGGAGAAGTATTTAATGATTCTGTTTTAATTACAGATGAAACACTTGCTAAGATTGAAGAGCTTTCTGATTTGGCACCACTTCACAATCCTGCCAATATTGTAGGAATCAAGGCTTTTAAAGAAGTTCTTCCAAATGTTGAAGCTGTTGCAGTATTTGATACAGCATTTCACCAAACAATGCCAGAACAATCTTTCTTATATAGCCTACCGTATGAATATTACGAAAAGTATGGAATTCGTAAATATGGCTTCCATGGTACTTCCCATAAATATGTATCAGAGCGTGCAGCAGAAATCTTAGGAAGACCTGTAGAGCATTTACGCTTAATTTCATGTCACTTAGGTAATGGAGCAAGTATTGCTGCTATTGAAGGCGGTCGTTCTATTGATACATCGATGGGCTTTACACCGCTAGCAGGTGTAGCAATGGGTACACGTTCAGGGAACATTGATCCGGCTTTAATTCCATTTATTATGGAGAAAACAGAAAAAACAGCTGATGAAGTGCTAGATATTTTAAATAAGAAAAGCGGTATATTAGGGATTTCTGGTCTTTCAAGTGATTTACGTGATATCGAATCAGCTGCTAAAGAAGGCAACGAGAGAGCAGAAACAGCATTAGAAGTGTTTGCAAGTCGTATCCATAAATATATTGGTTCTTATGCTGCAAGAATGTCAGGTGTTGATGCAATTATTTTCACAGCCGGTATTGGTGAAAATAGTACAGAAATTCGTGCTCGTGTATTAAAAGGTCTTGAATTTATGGGGATTTATTGGGATCCTGCACTTAATAAGGTTCGTGGAGAAGAGGCGTACCTTAGCTATCCACATTCACCAGTAAAAGTATTAGTAATCCCTACAAATGAAGAAGTAATGATTGCAAGAGATGTAGTAAGAATGGCAAAATAA
- the ytfJ gene encoding GerW family sporulation protein translates to MSDHPIQGLMKTAMENLKQMIDVNTIVGDPVETPDGSVILTVSKVGFGFAAGGSEFNSASKEESDGQGQKTPKLPFGGGSGGGVSITPIAFLIVSSNGVKMLHLDESTHLYEKILEAAPQAVEKIQGIFKKDKSNDQKNDPLEDINSNQSSQNQKQDLDI, encoded by the coding sequence ATGAGTGATCATCCAATTCAAGGGTTAATGAAGACTGCAATGGAAAATTTAAAACAAATGATTGATGTAAATACCATTGTAGGAGATCCTGTTGAGACACCCGATGGAAGTGTAATTTTAACTGTTTCAAAGGTTGGCTTTGGTTTTGCAGCTGGAGGTAGTGAATTTAATTCAGCTAGCAAAGAAGAAAGTGATGGTCAAGGTCAAAAAACACCAAAGCTTCCATTTGGCGGAGGAAGTGGTGGTGGAGTTTCAATCACTCCTATCGCATTCTTAATCGTTTCTTCAAATGGAGTGAAGATGCTTCATTTAGACGAGAGCACCCACTTATACGAGAAAATTTTGGAGGCTGCACCTCAAGCGGTTGAAAAAATTCAGGGTATATTTAAAAAGGATAAGAGTAATGACCAAAAGAATGATCCTTTAGAAGATATTAATAGCAATCAATCAAGTCAAAATCAAAAACAAGATCTAGACATTTAA